TCGCCCCTTTTTGAGACCCGACGAAAAGAGGAATTGTAAGAGCTTGCGACGATCACTGCGATATCGCTGCAGCAAAGGTTGTGGGTAATTTCGTTTCTGAACACTATTAGACTATTAGTTGAGATTTGATTAATTGTGAGAAATTTTGGTTATGCACCgcaatttgttttgggtatgttGGGGAGTGTCTGTCGATTGTGTTTTTTCAGTGTTGCTTGTAATCTGAttccatttttgtttttgggtttaggGATTTTGAGATTGTTTATTGATTGGAGAAGATGGCGTTGGGAAAGAAGTGCAAGAGTTGCTTGAAAGCGAAGCGTGGTAGCGGCGGTGCTGTTGCGGCGGAGGCGGAGCCGATGATGGAGTTAGGGTTTGTGAAGTACACGCGAGCTTTGGGGAGGAAGAGGATTGGGATTTCTAACAATGGCGAGGAGGCATCGCCGGCTGATTTGTATCCCAATACTCCATTGAAGAAGCAGCGGAGTGGGAAGATGATTTGGGAATCGGAAACTGCCGCCTCCTCCGCCCTAGAAGCTCTGCCTCAGGAGATTCTGGTTAGCCccaaattctcaattttttgCGATTGAACAATCAAATATAAAATTGGTTTCGATTTAATTCGTTTCTAATCACATTTCTATTTCTGTGCATTGCAGATTAAGGTTGTGTGTGGAGTCGATCACGATGATTTGAAGCGGCTTTTCCGTGTATCGAAAGCGATTAGAGAATCGGTAAGTTTAATTTGTTCAATTAActtcaataattaatttttaatttgtttttatcaATTGGCATTGATTTTgatgtttcatattgtttgatTGCAGACTCTGGTTGCGAAGCAGTGGCATTTTGCTTCTTAGTCAATGATGTATCTTACCTCATGAATATTGAAAAACCGTCCTGGAGAGATGGAAACATGTCATATTTTCTATTTCTATTGTGGTTGTTTTGCATGTTTTGgagggacaaaaaaaaaaaaaaaaaaaccgaaaaaaaaaccgaaaccgaaccgaaaaaaaaaccgaaccgaaaaaaaccgaaaaaaaattgggccgaaccaaaccgaaccgaaaattcggtttggtttcagttttggcaaaaaaccgaaccgataagaaccgaacccagccctacaaTGTATGCGTCCTGTGGAAGTCGATTATCGTTGCATCCGTGAGAAAGTCACTTGCAAGGAGATCATTGTTGGCTATGTCTCTTCCACATACCAGCTGCCTGATCTCCTTACAAAGGGTTTATTTGTTGTTCTGTTTTCGCTCTTGATGTCTAAACTTCCCATACGTGGTCACACGGTCAGTTTGCGGGGGAGTGATAAACCAAGTCTAATTCCAATTGTTGCAGAACAATCACACTCCGATATGGACACGCCTAATACTGAAGATTAATCTAAGTCTAAGTTCTACTCCTAGTTCTAGTCTAGTTTTGATTGTATATTATGTTTTATGTATTCCTCTTCCACACAGATTGCTTTGTATTATTCCTATGATTATTAATGCTCAGTGCCTCGCTCATTATTGAGTTGAGATAACAAACTATATTCTATTGTTTTTCAAGTTTAACTTTAAAGTAAATATCACctaaatcaaaatattaaaagtACTATAATGTTTTTGTTGCTTCGCTAAATATGAAATTAATGTGGAGCGAGTTAAAAGGTGAAGTACaaaaagttgaaaattgaaaatttgactTGGTCCTTTTTTGAGGAAACAGATAATCCATGCATAGACAAGTCCATGTTTCTCATGTCTATTAAAataatgaaacaaaaaattattgtgcAAACATTGAAACACCATTACTAATATTACAGTACAGATTGGCATATCACATGATTACGTTCGAAGATCATACAATAACATTTTTAACGAAACCATTTGAGGCACTCAAGAATGGGCTCTCAAAGTTGCCCAGGGGTTTCATTTCCAGTGTCTCACAGTCGGACAATCCACAAAATAACATGGGGCATCTATAGCATAACAGGGAGGATGTGTTTGAATTCATCCTTCTAGGGACAAACCCATCCTAAATACTTCACTAGCCTTCCAGCTCTAGGGACAAGCCATCACAAAATAGATCGATATACAaatatttttaaggaaaactaatgaaaatgatttgaaaactttgaattttaacgataatgacaaaataaagggtaaagtgaatagtaccaggattgactttttattgtaaacatgtggttttttattaaagtgaacagtaccaggagcttttcattaaaattcaaatatttttacacaAGCAAATAAACTACAAAACTGAAATATACAAATCTTTTAATGATCAGTAGCAAAATGTAAatgaatgatcatctttagggtGATTAACTTCCTAAAAATATCAAAGCCAATACATTTGATCTTCGAATTACTTCAATTACAAGGAATCTGTAAGAGAAGAACTCAACTGGGGCTAAAAAAAAGCAAATGCAAAATCTGGAAAAACCAAGTCACTCATCTAGTATACAATGAGCAAAAACAATTGGAGGAAGAGAGCCTCCGCAAAAATAAATTGGCCAGCCGGTGTTAGCTACCTCCGATCGCCTTCAAACAAACTCTTCAAATGAAGCcagcaaaagaaaagaaaattttggaagactGGGGCAAATCTAACTCTAGGATTGCTGAGAAAAATGAGCAATTAATTCCTGTCAAGGTAGATAAAAACGTTAGAGCTCCGTCTGTCACAGAAAACTTCTAGTGTATGCAAAATAATGTGACAATGAAAGATGGTGAGATTATTACCTCAGAGTAGCGCATATGATCATGACGCAAATTGGAAGTTTTTACAATGGTTTCCCACTTGGTACTCATGGAGGATGTCTCCGATTCCAGCCTTTTCGTATGGGTGTGTGAAAATGAATTTCTCGAAGAAATTGACGAAAGGGTAGACCAAAGCCAAGACTCGGAAGGTGATCTTGGTAGAGGTGGGGGAAGAAGAGACTGTACAGGTATAATCTGACCACTTTTCGTATCCAGGTTTCCATTAGCACCAGAGTTTGAATAGTTAAATGCCTCAGTTTCCTGACCAATTCCCAGCAGAGAGTCCTTCATTGCAACTATTTGGCCTTTGAAGTGGGGTATGTCACATAATGAAGATGATTTGTCATCAACAGACTCGAATACTTCAGTTTCTGATTTGCCACCATCCTCGAAATTATTCAGGCATTTGATGTCTTGAAACGGAGATTCTGCAGAAAAAGTTTCTtccatctctcttctctttattagggtctcaaaatcttcaccaGCACAATCTACTTGTTCTTTTCTATTGAAAGAACTGGAATTCGGATATGATAGTTTGGCAACATTTACAGTATCTACATACAGCGTCTTCTCAACAATAGGGCTCTCAGAGCCTGGCCCTTGATTATTTCTTTGATGGCTTGTTACCTCCTGAGAGCTGTGACCACCTTTTTTATGCAAATTGAACTTACTATTGGATTTGGTATTCTCTTCTCTGGGAACGCCAAGAAACCCTGCTCCCGGAAATGGAGACTTAGGTGCTTCATTTCGGTAGGGGGATATGCAACCACTTCGTGAATGCCTGAAGGGAGATGACCTATTTTTGTTTAGATCCCCAGAATGTGTAAAACGACTGGATTCACCGACCTGCTTATACTCAAACTTCTGCAATTCAGCCGAATGGACTCCACGAGGTGCTTCACTTCGGTAAGGGGATAAGCAAGTGCTACGTGAATGCCTGAAGGGAGATGACCTACCTTTATTTAGATCACCAGAATTTGTAAGGAAACTGGATTCACAAGCCTGCTTATGCTCAAACTTCTGCAACTCAGCTGAATGGAATCCACGAGGTGCTTCGTTTGGATAGGAGGTTATGCAAGTTCTTCGTGAATGTCTCAAGGGAGATAACCTACCTTTGTTCAGATCACCGGAATGTGTAAGGCAACTGGATTCACAAGCCTGCTTATACTCAAACTTCTGCAGTTGAGCTGAATGGACACCATGAGGGGCCTCATTTCGATAGGGGGATATGCAATCAGTCCGTGAATGCCTCAAGGGAGATAGTGTACCTTTCTTGAGATCACCAGAGTGTGTAAAGTGACTGGATTCACCGGCCTGCTTATACTCATACTTCTGCAGTTCAGCTGATTTGACTCCACAAGGTGCTCCATTTCGGTAGGGGGATATGCAAGCACTTCGTGAATGCCTCAAGGGAGATAACCTGCCTCTTTTTAGATCACCAACGAGTGTAAAGCGACTGGATTCGCCAGCCTGATTGTAGTCAAACTTCTGCAATTCTGCTGATTTGACTCCACAAGGTGCTCTATTCCGGTAGGGGGATACACAAGCCCTTCGTGAATTCCTGAAGGGAGATGAGCTACCTTTCTTTAGATCACCAGAATGTGTAAGGTGATTGGACTCTGCAGCCTTCTTATTGTCCAACTTCAGCAATTCACCTGATTGGACTCCACAGTTTGATTTGCGCTTACAAGCAGCATCCCAAGCATGCTAATTAAAACCATACAACATGTCAATAATTTATATGATTTAGTTATAGTAAAATAAATGAACGAAACTAGAGATGTGATAGTTTCTTAATAACCTTGTTGAGTGGTTGGCTAAGAGACCGACCATAAGCAGATTTTTCTGGTCTTGCAACCCCAGAGGACGAAGACGTGAGAGCCCGAGTCTTAACTTTCATCCCTGGAATTGGA
This genomic interval from Malus domestica chromosome 05, GDT2T_hap1 contains the following:
- the LOC103408872 gene encoding F-box protein SKIP27-like, yielding MALGKKCKSCLKAKRGSGGAVAAEAEPMMELGFVKYTRALGRKRIGISNNGEEASPADLYPNTPLKKQRSGKMIWESETAASSALEALPQEILIKVVCGVDHDDLKRLFRVSKAIRESTLVAKQWHFAS
- the LOC103408870 gene encoding uncharacterized protein, whose protein sequence is MEERKLNLNAPFLSVRRIATTPVIADREKEKIVQRPDGRHSLPPYKSDFCLEQVTEPVAVPFHWEHIPGKAKEGKEAEATEEVSVTPRLPPGKLRNVTKQSSERDHGDQNGARSPHFNAYSTKENVKELKCSKEVMNQRGASELEDEDDIYSDALETISPTKSFSLNCSASCRSQSDGADAKSSIASAVDPQTRDFLMNRFLPAAKAMALETPHAAKKQHTAAPEQPRQITRVIREDTRPLPKEQGSQMELQHGQYEEEEESEGEDDEYDPSGSVSAKGCGFFPRLCLRNSLCLLGPIPGMKVKTRALTSSSSGVARPEKSAYGRSLSQPLNKHAWDAACKRKSNCGVQSGELLKLDNKKAAESNHLTHSGDLKKGSSSPFRNSRRACVSPYRNRAPCGVKSAELQKFDYNQAGESSRFTLVGDLKRGRLSPLRHSRSACISPYRNGAPCGVKSAELQKYEYKQAGESSHFTHSGDLKKGTLSPLRHSRTDCISPYRNEAPHGVHSAQLQKFEYKQACESSCLTHSGDLNKGRLSPLRHSRRTCITSYPNEAPRGFHSAELQKFEHKQACESSFLTNSGDLNKGRSSPFRHSRSTCLSPYRSEAPRGVHSAELQKFEYKQVGESSRFTHSGDLNKNRSSPFRHSRSGCISPYRNEAPKSPFPGAGFLGVPREENTKSNSKFNLHKKGGHSSQEVTSHQRNNQGPGSESPIVEKTLYVDTVNVAKLSYPNSSSFNRKEQVDCAGEDFETLIKRREMEETFSAESPFQDIKCLNNFEDGGKSETEVFESVDDKSSSLCDIPHFKGQIVAMKDSLLGIGQETEAFNYSNSGANGNLDTKSGQIIPVQSLLPPPLPRSPSESWLWSTLSSISSRNSFSHTHTKRLESETSSMSTKWETIVKTSNLRHDHMRYSEELIAHFSQQS